A stretch of Bradyrhizobium diazoefficiens DNA encodes these proteins:
- a CDS encoding glycosyltransferase family 2 protein produces MAASSKSIRYSLVIPVFNEEAVLPVLLRRLDTVLSRLDGPAEAIFVDDGSSDSGSIVLKALATRDPRFRYIGLSRNFGHQVAITAGMDAAQGDAIIVMDADLQDPPEVIEQLIAKWQEGNDIVHARRLSRDGESRFKRATAHLFYRLLGRMSSVGIPADVGDFRLIDRKVLDALRQMPEQDRFVRGMIAWLGFRQTEVAFHRLERAAGETKYPLFKMIRLAMNAALGFSDLPLRLAIWCGLTVSGLALLYGGWVMVLWLGKDSHLVTGWSSTIVVVSLLCGINMLMTGIVGLYVGRIHAEVKRRPLYVVQTRAGFDRDETAATPAIHAVNE; encoded by the coding sequence ATGGCGGCCAGTTCCAAATCGATCCGCTATAGCCTCGTCATCCCCGTGTTCAACGAGGAAGCCGTGTTGCCGGTCCTGTTGCGCCGGCTCGACACGGTATTGTCCCGGCTCGACGGGCCGGCAGAAGCGATCTTCGTGGACGACGGCAGCAGCGATTCCGGCTCGATCGTGCTAAAGGCACTCGCCACGCGCGACCCGCGCTTTCGCTATATCGGCTTGTCGCGAAATTTCGGCCATCAGGTCGCCATCACCGCCGGCATGGACGCCGCGCAAGGTGACGCGATCATTGTCATGGATGCCGATTTGCAGGATCCGCCCGAAGTGATCGAGCAATTGATCGCAAAATGGCAGGAAGGCAACGACATCGTCCATGCCCGCCGTTTGTCGCGCGACGGCGAAAGCCGTTTCAAACGTGCGACGGCGCATCTGTTTTATCGGCTCCTCGGCAGGATGTCCTCCGTCGGCATCCCCGCCGATGTCGGCGACTTCCGCCTGATCGATCGCAAGGTGCTCGACGCGCTTCGGCAGATGCCGGAGCAGGACCGCTTCGTACGAGGCATGATCGCCTGGCTCGGCTTTCGGCAGACCGAGGTCGCCTTCCACCGCCTCGAGCGCGCAGCGGGCGAAACCAAATACCCGCTGTTCAAGATGATCCGGCTGGCGATGAACGCCGCGCTCGGCTTTTCCGATCTGCCCTTACGGCTTGCAATCTGGTGCGGATTGACGGTCTCGGGACTCGCACTGCTCTACGGCGGCTGGGTGATGGTGTTGTGGCTCGGCAAGGACAGTCATCTCGTGACCGGCTGGTCCTCGACGATCGTCGTCGTGTCCCTGCTGTGCGGAATCAACATGCTGATGACGGGCATCGTGGGGCTCTATGTCGGTCGCATCCATGCCGAGGTGAAGCGGCGCCCGCTCTATGTGGTGCAGACACGCGCTGGCTTCGATCGCGACGAGACGGCGGCGACACCCGCGATCCACGCCGTCAACGAGTGA
- a CDS encoding class I SAM-dependent methyltransferase: MTELFDGYHDNYRDVVQSSIDFSGLPHHFFMRAKADLLGDLIAQRLDAQRPEMLDVGCGVGSLHPLLHGVVGRLSGIDVSSASLAQARAGNGAVDYREFDGRTFPFDDASFDLVTAICVMHHIAPTEWAHFVAEMRRVVRPGGLVCVIEHNPYNPLTRLAVARCEFDRDAVLLGAGTTRKLMAAGGLREIGTRHFLLLPWDTKPARRLEDALSGLSLGGQYAAFGTA, translated from the coding sequence ATGACCGAACTCTTCGACGGCTATCATGACAACTACCGCGATGTGGTCCAATCCTCGATCGACTTCTCCGGCCTGCCGCATCATTTTTTCATGCGCGCGAAAGCCGATCTCTTGGGCGATCTGATCGCGCAGCGGCTGGACGCGCAGAGACCCGAAATGCTGGACGTCGGCTGCGGCGTCGGCAGCCTTCATCCCCTGCTGCACGGCGTGGTCGGCCGCTTGAGCGGTATCGACGTTTCGTCGGCCAGCCTGGCACAGGCGCGCGCTGGCAACGGTGCGGTCGACTACCGCGAGTTCGACGGGCGCACTTTTCCTTTCGACGATGCAAGCTTCGATCTGGTCACCGCCATCTGCGTGATGCACCATATCGCGCCAACCGAATGGGCGCATTTCGTCGCCGAGATGCGGAGAGTGGTGCGTCCCGGAGGGCTCGTCTGCGTGATCGAACATAATCCGTACAACCCGCTGACCCGCCTGGCCGTCGCGCGCTGTGAGTTCGACCGGGACGCTGTCCTGCTCGGTGCTGGCACAACCCGGAAATTGATGGCTGCGGGCGGCCTACGCGAGATCGGCACGCGCCATTTCCTGCTGCTCCCCTGGGACACCAAACCGGCGCGGCGCCTCGAAGATGCCCTGAGCGGCCTGTCGCTCGGAGGCCAATACGCCGCCTTCGGTACCGCTTGA
- a CDS encoding DUF6798 domain-containing protein → MADVNVTSDLGCRGRAASIPNFWAETLSVAVFASAISVLRTGFVFGLTNNINYLPIVAGLYNEPQYHDDGFIQSLRYFASGVWLMLSGAEKYIDNIPLLFLVLFFLSRLLSFVGFLCCASLLGVTERRDKIVFSLIVCFIAFLDGYSYAGSGGLFINYFSHSEIANGVALLAIYFAARGRYTAAVVAAGIIFFINAFFAVWLVLPLMLIGICHLSQRKATIGQISSRVLIGLVLCSPLILVVANGFLANPEFGRPSSLDLASFLHEYYPGHVLIDSISLGDIMGLLGVTLIGALALFWPRQAAASDLRAAYVGAILVYLIGIVVPFVTRSSLMLNFHLLRSSTIIHLLAALAIAALATNWLRRDKEAVFLPGCLIVLFLTFDGWAGLGFVTAVLIFTLLTIVPRPVPSYQRAMGYLVLATAVCVAAPLAIRSGLEFQRICSEAVAEWTEIGKWARNNTPLTATFLIPRRPELDGRAEVSVADMALDHQGVFEFVSHRRIWVDFKRGGSVVLTPSYYPTWRSRLTDVEGLNSLAERMAYASRNGIGYVIDICQSPEAPNRVIYRTKRLCVFSTDANAPVGRKDAPPSTERFAG, encoded by the coding sequence ATGGCGGACGTCAACGTCACCTCTGACTTGGGTTGCCGCGGTCGCGCGGCCAGCATCCCGAACTTCTGGGCCGAGACGCTTTCGGTCGCCGTGTTCGCGTCGGCGATATCCGTCTTGCGCACGGGGTTTGTCTTCGGACTAACCAATAACATTAATTATCTGCCGATCGTCGCCGGTCTCTACAATGAGCCGCAGTATCATGACGACGGGTTTATCCAGTCGTTGCGCTACTTTGCTTCCGGCGTCTGGCTGATGTTGAGCGGCGCCGAAAAATATATCGACAATATTCCGTTGCTGTTCTTGGTTCTGTTTTTCCTCTCCCGGCTGCTCAGCTTCGTCGGCTTCCTCTGCTGCGCCTCCCTGCTCGGGGTGACGGAAAGACGCGACAAGATCGTCTTCAGTCTGATTGTCTGCTTCATCGCGTTTCTTGATGGCTACAGCTATGCCGGCTCCGGCGGCCTGTTCATCAACTACTTTAGCCATTCGGAGATAGCGAATGGCGTGGCGCTTCTGGCGATCTACTTTGCCGCTCGAGGCCGCTACACGGCAGCAGTCGTCGCTGCGGGCATAATATTCTTCATCAATGCCTTCTTTGCGGTCTGGCTCGTGCTGCCGCTGATGCTGATTGGGATCTGTCACCTGTCGCAGCGGAAAGCGACGATCGGTCAAATCTCCTCGCGCGTGCTGATCGGCCTCGTCCTGTGCTCGCCGCTTATACTTGTTGTGGCCAACGGGTTTCTCGCAAACCCGGAGTTTGGTCGTCCGTCCAGCCTCGACCTTGCGAGTTTCCTTCACGAGTATTACCCAGGCCACGTGCTGATTGATTCGATTTCGCTCGGCGACATCATGGGGCTCTTGGGAGTCACCCTCATCGGAGCGCTTGCGCTGTTTTGGCCGAGGCAGGCCGCCGCTTCCGATTTGCGGGCAGCCTATGTGGGCGCAATTCTGGTCTATCTGATCGGCATCGTCGTTCCGTTCGTGACCCGATCGTCGCTAATGCTCAACTTTCATCTCCTGCGATCGAGCACGATCATTCACCTGCTTGCCGCCCTGGCGATCGCGGCTTTGGCGACGAACTGGTTGAGGCGCGACAAGGAGGCGGTTTTCCTTCCGGGCTGTCTTATCGTGCTGTTCTTGACCTTTGACGGCTGGGCCGGTCTGGGTTTTGTCACAGCCGTTTTGATATTTACTCTTCTAACAATTGTGCCGAGACCGGTCCCATCCTATCAGCGTGCCATGGGCTATCTGGTGCTTGCCACGGCTGTTTGCGTCGCAGCCCCACTCGCGATCCGGTCCGGCCTCGAGTTCCAACGAATCTGCAGCGAGGCGGTCGCAGAGTGGACCGAAATTGGCAAGTGGGCGCGCAATAACACGCCATTGACCGCAACATTCCTCATTCCAAGAAGGCCGGAGCTTGACGGTCGAGCCGAAGTGAGCGTCGCCGATATGGCGCTAGATCACCAAGGCGTATTTGAATTCGTATCACATCGCCGCATCTGGGTCGATTTCAAGCGTGGCGGATCAGTGGTGTTGACGCCTTCGTATTATCCGACCTGGCGAAGCAGGTTGACGGATGTCGAGGGCTTGAATTCGCTGGCGGAGCGAATGGCTTATGCATCGCGCAATGGCATCGGCTATGTCATCGATATCTGTCAGAGTCCGGAAGCGCCGAACCGTGTGATCTATCGAACGAAGCGGCTCTGCGTATTTTCAACGGACGCAAACGCGCCCGTGGGACGGAAGGACGCGCCGCCGTCGACGGAGCGATTTGCCGGTTGA
- a CDS encoding DUF3052 family protein: MAGYSGKPIVQKLGIKPGFCIFVDGLATDYRDVVGELPADVTIAKTAKAPLDVVHLFATEAKGLAAKLRGYRKAVAPNGMIWASWPKKASGVATDVTEALVRETALANGLVDIKVCAVDEVWSGLKLVIPVKDRAKLAK; this comes from the coding sequence ATGGCCGGCTATTCCGGCAAACCGATTGTGCAAAAGCTCGGGATCAAGCCGGGCTTTTGTATTTTTGTGGACGGTCTTGCGACTGACTATCGCGATGTCGTGGGTGAGCTGCCTGCCGATGTGACCATCGCGAAGACCGCCAAGGCGCCGCTCGATGTCGTGCATCTCTTCGCGACCGAGGCGAAGGGCCTCGCCGCGAAACTGCGTGGCTACCGCAAGGCGGTCGCGCCCAATGGGATGATCTGGGCCTCCTGGCCGAAGAAGGCGTCCGGCGTTGCGACCGACGTCACGGAAGCCTTGGTGCGCGAGACCGCGCTTGCTAACGGCCTCGTCGACATCAAGGTCTGCGCCGTCGACGAGGTCTGGTCCGGACTGAAGCTCGTGATCCCGGTCAAGGACCGCGCGAAGCTCGCGAAATAG
- the ftsH gene encoding ATP-dependent zinc metalloprotease FtsH — protein MNANLRNFALWVIIVLLLLALFTLFQNPGQRASSQDIAFSQLLSEVDQGHVRDVVIQGPEIHGTFTNGSSFQTYAPSDPTLVKRLYDSKVQITAKPPGDNVPWFVSLLVSWLPFIALIGVWIFLSRQMQGGAGKAMGFGKSRAKMLTEAHGRVTFEDVAGVDEAKQDLQEIVEFLRDPGKFQRLGGRIPRGVLLVGPPGTGKTLIARAVAGEANVPFFTISGSDFVEMFVGVGASRVRDMFEQAKKNAPCIIFIDEIDAVGRHRGAGLGGGNDEREQTLNQLLVEMDGFEANEGVILIAATNRPDVLDPALLRPGRFDRQVVVPNPDVVGREQILKVHVRKVPLAPDINLKTIARGTPGFSGADLMNLVNEAALTAARRNKRMVTQAEFEEAKDKVMMGAERKSLVMTEEEKLLTAYHEGGHAIVGLNVVATDPIHKATIIPRGRALGMVMQLPERDKLSMSLEQMTSRLAIMMGGRVAEELIFGREKVTSGASSDIEQATRLARMMVTRWGLSEALGTVSYGENQDEVFLGMSVSRTQNASEATVQKIDTEIRRFVEEGYNEATRILTEKRADLEALAKGLLEFETLSGDEIIDLLKGKKPNRESVLEPTTPRASAVPPAGKPRPRPDPDPGLEPQPQA, from the coding sequence ATGAACGCCAATCTGCGCAATTTCGCCCTCTGGGTCATCATTGTTTTGCTGCTGTTGGCGTTGTTCACGCTCTTCCAGAATCCGGGTCAGCGCGCCTCCTCGCAGGACATCGCCTTCTCGCAGCTGCTGAGCGAGGTCGACCAGGGCCATGTCCGCGACGTCGTGATCCAGGGTCCCGAGATCCACGGCACCTTCACCAACGGTTCGAGCTTCCAGACCTATGCGCCGAGCGACCCGACGCTGGTGAAGCGCCTCTATGACAGCAAGGTGCAGATCACCGCGAAGCCGCCCGGCGACAACGTGCCGTGGTTCGTCTCGCTGCTGGTCTCCTGGCTGCCCTTCATCGCGCTGATCGGCGTCTGGATCTTCCTGTCGCGGCAGATGCAGGGCGGCGCCGGCAAGGCGATGGGCTTCGGCAAGTCGCGTGCAAAGATGCTGACGGAGGCCCATGGCCGCGTCACCTTCGAGGACGTCGCCGGCGTCGACGAAGCCAAGCAGGATCTGCAGGAGATCGTCGAATTCCTCCGCGACCCCGGCAAATTCCAGCGCCTCGGTGGCCGCATTCCGCGCGGCGTGCTGCTGGTCGGCCCTCCCGGCACCGGCAAGACCCTGATCGCGCGTGCGGTCGCGGGCGAAGCCAATGTGCCGTTCTTCACCATCTCGGGTTCGGACTTCGTCGAAATGTTCGTCGGCGTCGGCGCCTCTCGTGTGCGCGACATGTTCGAGCAGGCCAAGAAGAACGCGCCCTGCATTATCTTCATCGACGAAATCGACGCCGTCGGTCGCCACCGTGGCGCCGGCCTCGGCGGCGGCAATGACGAGCGCGAGCAGACGCTGAACCAGCTGCTGGTCGAGATGGATGGCTTCGAGGCCAACGAGGGCGTGATCCTGATCGCCGCGACCAACCGTCCCGACGTGCTCGATCCCGCGCTCTTGCGTCCGGGCCGCTTCGACCGCCAGGTCGTGGTCCCCAATCCGGATGTCGTCGGCCGCGAGCAGATCCTCAAGGTTCACGTCCGCAAGGTGCCGCTGGCGCCGGATATCAACCTCAAGACCATCGCGCGCGGCACGCCCGGGTTTTCCGGCGCCGACCTGATGAACCTCGTCAACGAAGCAGCCCTCACCGCCGCCCGCCGCAATAAGCGGATGGTGACCCAGGCCGAGTTCGAGGAAGCCAAAGACAAGGTGATGATGGGCGCCGAACGCAAGTCGCTCGTCATGACCGAGGAAGAGAAATTGCTGACGGCCTATCACGAGGGCGGCCACGCCATCGTCGGCCTCAACGTCGTCGCGACCGACCCGATCCACAAGGCGACCATCATTCCGCGCGGCCGTGCGCTCGGCATGGTCATGCAGCTGCCCGAGCGCGACAAGCTGTCGATGTCGCTCGAACAAATGACGTCGCGTCTGGCCATCATGATGGGCGGCCGCGTCGCCGAAGAGCTGATCTTCGGCCGCGAGAAGGTGACGTCGGGTGCGTCCTCCGACATCGAGCAGGCCACGCGCCTTGCGCGCATGATGGTGACGCGCTGGGGCCTGTCCGAAGCGCTCGGCACCGTGTCCTATGGCGAAAACCAGGACGAGGTTTTCTTAGGGATGTCGGTGTCGCGCACCCAGAACGCGTCGGAAGCGACGGTCCAGAAGATCGACACCGAGATCCGGCGCTTCGTGGAAGAGGGCTACAACGAAGCGACGCGCATCCTCACCGAGAAGCGCGCCGATCTCGAGGCGCTCGCCAAGGGCCTGCTCGAGTTCGAGACGCTCTCCGGCGACGAGATCATCGACCTGCTCAAGGGCAAGAAGCCGAACCGCGAGTCCGTGCTCGAGCCGACCACGCCGCGCGCCTCCGCCGTGCCGCCGGCCGGCAAGCCGCGCCCGCGGCCCGATCCGGATCCCGGCCTGGAGCCGCAGCCGCAGGCCTGA